In one Nocardia tengchongensis genomic region, the following are encoded:
- a CDS encoding GlsB/YeaQ/YmgE family stress response membrane protein, with amino-acid sequence MLGLGILGWIIIGGLAGWIASKIMKTDAQQGILLNIVVGIIGGLLGGFLLKILGIDVNGGGLWFSFFTCLGGAVVLLFLVNLVTGRRAAH; translated from the coding sequence ATGCTTGGACTCGGCATACTCGGTTGGATCATCATCGGCGGCCTGGCCGGGTGGATCGCGAGCAAAATCATGAAGACCGACGCGCAACAAGGCATTCTGCTCAATATCGTCGTCGGAATCATCGGCGGCCTGCTCGGCGGCTTCCTGCTGAAAATCCTGGGAATCGATGTCAACGGCGGCGGCCTGTGGTTCAGCTTCTTCACCTGCCTCGGCGGCGCAGTGGTGCTGCTCTTCCTGGTCAACCTCGTGACCGGGCGGCGAGCCGCGCACTGA
- a CDS encoding sigma factor-like helix-turn-helix DNA-binding protein, giving the protein MGAGIADQSIRRRAGRGGERYDDVEPLLAELTEYAIGDARRTALRQQVIGRCLPVAEHIARRFGGRGENYEALTHRLARPPNAGEIATELGVDLADVVQAVVAGNAYRTTSIDAATENDDNVSRPALGFLVAEEPGYLLVDDCLAVKPLFATLSDRERQVLAWRFFESQTQLQIARQLGISQIQVSRILSRTLEGLRERASRD; this is encoded by the coding sequence ATGGGCGCCGGAATCGCTGATCAATCCATCCGGCGGCGTGCGGGTCGTGGTGGCGAGCGCTATGACGATGTCGAGCCGTTGCTGGCCGAGCTGACCGAGTATGCGATAGGTGACGCGCGCCGAACTGCCTTGCGGCAGCAGGTGATCGGGCGCTGCCTGCCGGTGGCCGAGCATATCGCTCGCAGATTCGGCGGTCGCGGGGAAAACTACGAGGCCCTGACGCACCGGCTCGCCCGCCCGCCGAACGCCGGCGAGATCGCGACCGAGCTCGGGGTCGATCTGGCCGACGTCGTCCAGGCGGTGGTAGCCGGCAACGCGTACCGGACCACATCGATCGACGCCGCGACCGAGAACGACGACAACGTCTCGCGACCTGCGCTCGGGTTCCTCGTCGCCGAGGAACCCGGATACCTCCTCGTGGACGATTGTCTTGCGGTGAAACCGCTTTTCGCCACACTCTCCGACCGGGAACGCCAGGTGCTCGCGTGGCGGTTCTTCGAATCGCAGACCCAGCTTCAGATCGCCCGGCAACTCGGCATCTCCCAGATTCAGGTTTCGCGGATCCTGTCCCGCACCCTCGAGGGATTGCGCGAACGCGCTTCACGTGACTGA